Genomic DNA from Carnobacterium divergens DSM 20623:
GATTTGAAAGGGATACTTTTAAATAGGCTTTGCCAATGTCAGTTGTAAGGGTTTCGGTGGATAATAGCAGGTTTAATTGCTTTCTAACATTTTGGGATAATATTTGATAAGCTGTATCAACACTTAATAAACCGACTAGAAGATCATCTCCAGATGGTGTTTCCCCTTCACCGCGGCCTATAAAATAACGTAGCCCAGCTTCTATCTGATTTTCATCACTACTTTGTAATTGATTAAAAGCATTCGTAAATCGTTGGTCGTAGCCTGCCAACTCATGATTTAATGGTGGCTTGTTTCCAAAACCATTTTTCCCTGATAAATCATTAACGAAGCGTGTTAGCTCTTCAATTTGTAAAAAATCAACAGATGTTACTATTTCTCCCTCTGAACAAAAATCAATGGTATAATCTAATGAAATTTTTATCCTCTCATCCTCACTAAGCCACTTATTGTTTTTAAAAATAAATAGTTGATTTAAATGAAGTTGCTGGATTAATTCTTGAGTATGACTAAGTGTTAAATGGACTGCAAAAGGCAACTCCCCATTTTTATTTGTCCCTATAAAGAGCAAATCCTCCCCATTTGATAAATTCAAACCATTTTTAAAAAGACTGTGAACCCT
This window encodes:
- a CDS encoding oxamate carbamoyltransferase subunit AllH family protein; this translates as MLFIGTNKNGELPFAVHLTLSHTQELIQQLHLNQLFIFKNNKWLSEDERIKISLDYTIDFCSEGEIVTSVDFLQIEELTRFVNDLSGKNGFGNKPPLNHELAGYDQRFTNAFNQLQSSDENQIEAGLRYFIGRGEGETPSGDDLLVGLLSVDTAYQILSQNVRKQLNLLLSTETLTTDIGKAYLKVSLSNQFTTTINDLLSELKTNKKQNTQLKYLIKQLSTTGHTSGLDTLTGILLGLFIKEKQQY